The genome window CTCAGCGTGACGCGGTTCTCTGGATCCGGCAGCTGTTCCAGCGCATTTTTAATGCTCAGGCGACGCGCCGCCCGGAATCGAATCTGCTCCTGCAGTTTCTTGCCGAAGTAGCCTTCCGCCAGTGCCTCTTTGGTCACCGCTGCGACCTGAGAGGCGTTAGAAATATCGATGCGGAACGGCGCATGTTCACGGCGGAAGTCGCCGTCACGGAACTGCCCGATCGAACAGGGACTGACAGGCCCGCGTCCTGGCCAGATTTCTTCATCAACATCAAAGGTCACGCCGATCGCTGGATGATCGCACAGATTACGGCCAACATTGTCGCGCGCGTTGGCAATACCCTGCGGGAATTTGTCGCTGGTGGACATCAACAGTAGCTTCGGCGTTTCGATGGCGTTGGCCGCCAGCACGAAAGTCTCGGCGGTGACGCGATGGCTGACTTTATTCCAGTCGTAGTAATTAGCGGCTGTGATACGGCCCTGCGCATCATGCTCCAGCTGGTAAACCACTGCTTCGGTAACGACACGGACGCCACTGTTTTCTGCCTGCTGCGCCGCAATACCGCCATGGTACTGGGCATCGATCGGGCAGACCGGCATGCAGTTATTATTGCCGCAGCAGGCCGGGCGGCCATCAAAGCTGCGGCTGTTGCGGCCGGTGCTGTCGTCCTGCACGGTAAAATCGGGCGCAAGGCGCGCGGTTACGCGCTGCTGCAGCCACGATGCCGGAACCCGTTCCATCGGGTAGGGCTTGCTGCGCGGTGAACCGTTATCCGGCGATCCGCCGACGCCGGCAATAGCTTCGGCCTGGTAATAGTAGTCTTCCAGATCGTCATAGCCGATCGGCCAGTCTTTACCCACGCCATACTGGCTGTGCTGCCGAAAATCATTCGGTACAAAGCGCCATAGCTGCGCCGCCCAGTGCCAGCTGGTGCCGCCGAGCATGCGGATATACTGCGCGGCAAAGGGATGTGGGCCGGCCTGGTGCAGATAATCGTTCGGCTCCGGCGTGTAACGCGGCTGCGGTGCCATCGGGGAAAATGGATAGGGCGACATAAAGTCAGATTTGAAGGCGGACGCGCGGTAGCGCTCCACCAACTCGTCGCGACCGACTCTGGGGCCGGATTCCAGCAACAGCACCGACTTACCCGCGTTTGCCAGACGGGTGGCAAGCAGCGAACCATTGACGCCTGCGCCAATCACCACCACATCGGCGGAATTCATTTTATTCATTAACGATATTACTCTTCTGAAAATCAGGGCTGTTGCGCCCAGCT of Pantoea alhagi contains these proteins:
- a CDS encoding GMC family oxidoreductase, which codes for MNKMNSADVVVIGAGVNGSLLATRLANAGKSVLLLESGPRVGRDELVERYRASAFKSDFMSPYPFSPMAPQPRYTPEPNDYLHQAGPHPFAAQYIRMLGGTSWHWAAQLWRFVPNDFRQHSQYGVGKDWPIGYDDLEDYYYQAEAIAGVGGSPDNGSPRSKPYPMERVPASWLQQRVTARLAPDFTVQDDSTGRNSRSFDGRPACCGNNNCMPVCPIDAQYHGGIAAQQAENSGVRVVTEAVVYQLEHDAQGRITAANYYDWNKVSHRVTAETFVLAANAIETPKLLLMSTSDKFPQGIANARDNVGRNLCDHPAIGVTFDVDEEIWPGRGPVSPCSIGQFRDGDFRREHAPFRIDISNASQVAAVTKEALAEGYFGKKLQEQIRFRAARRLSIKNALEQLPDPENRVTLSGNKDALGLPTPSLYWNIDDYVVKGTEKTRECYDAIAAKLGAINIKHSKSGKFSNRQHITGTLSMGLDPATSVTDAWGRAHDHQNLFMVGTGVMPTVGTCNVTLTAMALALRTADKIIQETQHG